From Argopecten irradians isolate NY chromosome 12, Ai_NY, whole genome shotgun sequence, one genomic window encodes:
- the LOC138305168 gene encoding golgin subfamily A member 6-like protein 22, giving the protein MNREQKKRITQNITCLKERLIDLDPILDLLIERDVLTIDHRSRIEQITSPTPQRKFNEFISVLLASPEPSAYHVFIEALQDERHYFIVDKLQNTVVKEGPYMNSRPSSYIPGSREPRPPSRQLSNSIQTRVVNDGGAAASGPHRTNTVVHHDLASQMNNVLSEFCQKMTENFAVQLEKERRHTQEDMDRRMEERFSVFQKEWSDQKEELLQRNEDAINHLQECVDKLHESNQEYQRLREKYEQLKDMQRDIRDKENERWQKLTQSNMDNVLLRKENDELRRRITGLQDQVLDLNGEVRVAKDNEHQDRVEIERLTAENARLERELEEKGREAEKIQREAEEMYCRLQTDMLTQRKAYTPDGDEYKQALERQNTKLDAIFAAMDDLKSQEKKVMVPRTVTIGGNVRGSKATKK; this is encoded by the exons ATGAATAGAGAACAGAAAAAGAGGATAACACAGAATATCACGTGTTTGAAGGAGAGACTAATCGACCTTGACCCAATCCTCGACCTTCTGATCGAGAGGGATGTTCTGACCATTGACCACAGGAGTAGGATCGAGCAGATCACTAGCCCGACCCCCCAGAGGAAGTTTAACGAGTTTATATCGGTGCTGCTGGCCTCCCCCGAGCCCTCGGCCTACCATGTGTTTATAGAGGCCTTACAGGATGAGAGACATTACTTTATTGTGGATAAACTACAGAACACCGTCGTCAAGGAGG GTCCGTACATGAACTCCAGACCTTCCTCCTACATACCCGGAAGTCGCGAGCCGAGACCTCCTAGTCGTCAGCTAAGCAACAGTATCCAG ACGAGAGTCGTGAATGATGGCGGCGCTGCAGCTTCCGGTCCACACCGCACCAATACAGTTGTCCATCACGATCTGGCCTCTCAAATGAATAACGTCTTGTCGGAATTCTGTCAAAAAATGACGGAAAACTTCGCCGTCCAGTTAGAAAAGGAGCGACGCCATACCCAGGAAGACATGGATAGACGAATGGAGGAGAGGTTTTCTGTGTTTCAGAAAGAGTGGAGTGATCAGAAAGAGGAACTACTTCAGAGGAATGAGGACGCGATCAACCATCTCCAGGAGTGTGTGGACAAGTTACACGAGTCTAATCAGGAGTACCAGCGTCTCCGGGAGAAGTATGAACAGCTGAAGGACATGCAGCGTGATATACGTGACAAGGAGAACGAGAGATGGCAGAAACTCACTCAGTCCAACATGGACAATGTGCTTCTACGGAAGGAAAACGACGAACTGCGTCGCAGAATCACCGGACTCCAGGACCAGGTTCTAGATCTAAATGGGGAAGTGCGAGTTGCCAAGGACAACGAGCATCAAGATAGAGTGGAGATAGAACGACTGACCGCAGAAAACGCGAGACTGGAACGAGAATTGGAAGAAAAGGGAAGAGAAGCAGAAAAAATCCAACGAGAAGCTGAGGAGATGTATTGTAGACTTCAGACAGATATGTTGACACAGAGGAAGGCTTACACTCCGGACGGAGACGAGTACAAACAGGCACTGGAGAGACAAAACACAAAACTAGACGCAATATTCGCCGCCATGGATGACCTCAAATCCCAGGAAAAGAAGGTCATGGTTCCACGTACAGTGACAATAGGCGGAAACGTACGAGGTTCGAAGGCAACCAAAAAATAA